One Mycolicibacterium goodii genomic region harbors:
- a CDS encoding Zn-ribbon domain-containing OB-fold protein gives MSTQKALAPEISTWPDENPQLIGSKCGSCGSYVFPVQDHCPRCSSADTTEVRLPRRGTVVAWTTQGFPPGAPYAGPTGKDFVPFGVGLVELADETGPVIRVEGRLTENDPAKLEFGQEVELTMIPFTTDDEGNEVVTFAFQPV, from the coding sequence GTGTCGACTCAGAAAGCTCTGGCGCCGGAGATCTCCACATGGCCCGATGAGAACCCGCAGTTGATCGGCAGCAAATGCGGCAGCTGCGGGTCGTACGTGTTCCCCGTACAGGACCACTGCCCCAGATGCAGCAGCGCCGACACAACCGAGGTTCGACTGCCGCGCCGCGGCACCGTGGTCGCGTGGACCACTCAGGGCTTCCCGCCCGGCGCTCCGTACGCGGGCCCGACCGGTAAGGATTTCGTGCCGTTCGGCGTCGGCCTGGTCGAACTCGCCGACGAGACCGGCCCGGTCATCCGCGTCGAGGGCCGCCTCACCGAAAACGACCCGGCCAAGCTGGAATTCGGCCAGGAGGTCGAGCTCACGATGATTCCGTTCACCACCGACGACGAGGGCAACGAGGTCGTCACGTTCGCGTTCCAGCCGGTCTGA
- a CDS encoding enoyl-CoA hydratase/isomerase family protein: MVDLELDGELAVITIDRPHARNAISLDTMDELDKALDGAAGSRALAITGAGDRAFVSGGDLKELAALRTEREAGAMAWRMRSICDRIAGFEGPVIAALNGHALGGGAEVAVSADIRIAADDIKIGFNQVALEIMPAWGGAERLATLVGRSRALLLAGTGQVLDAADAERVGLVDQVLPRAAFADGWRDIARALAGRPAGEIKRVIDGVPTTEAVAAFARLWVADEHWVAADKVMNKKK, encoded by the coding sequence ATGGTCGACCTCGAACTGGATGGCGAACTGGCGGTCATCACCATCGACCGGCCGCATGCCCGCAACGCCATCTCGCTCGACACCATGGACGAGCTGGACAAGGCGCTCGACGGGGCGGCCGGCTCGCGCGCGCTGGCCATCACCGGTGCGGGCGATCGGGCGTTCGTGTCCGGGGGCGATCTCAAAGAGCTTGCGGCACTGCGTACCGAACGTGAGGCCGGGGCCATGGCGTGGCGGATGCGCTCGATCTGCGACCGCATCGCCGGGTTCGAGGGTCCGGTGATCGCCGCGCTCAACGGGCATGCCCTCGGCGGCGGCGCAGAGGTTGCCGTGTCGGCCGACATCCGGATCGCAGCCGACGACATCAAGATCGGCTTCAATCAGGTCGCGCTGGAGATCATGCCCGCATGGGGCGGTGCCGAGCGACTGGCCACGCTGGTCGGTCGCAGCCGGGCCCTGCTGCTCGCGGGTACCGGGCAGGTGCTCGATGCCGCCGATGCCGAGCGCGTCGGCCTCGTCGATCAGGTCCTGCCGCGTGCGGCGTTCGCCGACGGCTGGCGAGACATCGCGCGCGCCCTTGCCGGGCGCCCGGCAGGCGAGATCAAACGCGTCATCGACGGAGTGCCCACCACGGAGGCGGTGGCCGCGTTCGCGCGCCTGTGGGTCGCCGACGAGCACTGGGTGGCCGCCGACAAGGTCATGAACAAGAAGAAGTGA
- a CDS encoding cytochrome P450: MSDSATTDPAATTPDFDNVDYFTDQSLVPDPHPYFDHLRSKCPVVREPHYGVLAVTSFEEATTVLKDTETFSSCIAVGGPFPPLPFAPEGDDITEQIEQHRKELPMFEHMVTMDPPEHTNARSLLNRLLTPRRLKENEDFMWRLADECLDDFIDDGSCEFLSQYAKPFSLLVIADLLGVPEEDHDEFRHVLGAPRPGAIVGSLDGDQLAMNPLAWLDDKFVRYLEDRRKEPRDDVLTALATAKYPDGSTPEVIDVVRSATFLFAAGQETTTKLLSASLRVLGDRPDIQQALRDDRSRIPTFVEEALRMDAPVKSQFRLAKKTTQLGGVDVPAGTTLMVCPGAVNRDPVRFEDPHTFSLDRKNVREHIAFGRGVHSCPGGPLARVEGRVSLERILDRMADITIDEQRHGPADDRRYTYEPTYILRGLTELHIEFAPVR, encoded by the coding sequence ATGTCAGATTCCGCGACGACCGATCCTGCGGCCACGACACCGGACTTCGACAACGTCGACTACTTCACCGATCAGTCACTGGTCCCCGACCCGCATCCGTACTTCGACCACCTGCGCAGCAAGTGCCCGGTGGTGCGCGAGCCGCACTATGGCGTGCTCGCGGTCACCAGCTTCGAAGAGGCCACCACGGTGCTCAAGGACACCGAGACGTTCTCGTCGTGCATCGCGGTCGGCGGCCCGTTCCCGCCGCTGCCGTTCGCGCCGGAGGGTGACGACATCACCGAGCAGATCGAGCAACACCGCAAGGAACTGCCGATGTTCGAGCACATGGTCACCATGGACCCGCCCGAGCACACCAACGCACGGTCGCTTCTGAACCGGCTCCTGACACCGCGGCGCCTCAAGGAGAACGAGGACTTCATGTGGCGGCTGGCCGACGAGTGCCTCGACGACTTCATCGACGACGGCAGCTGTGAGTTCCTGAGCCAGTACGCCAAACCGTTCTCCCTGTTGGTGATCGCCGATCTGCTCGGCGTTCCAGAGGAGGATCACGACGAGTTCCGGCACGTGCTGGGCGCTCCGCGGCCCGGCGCGATCGTGGGATCGCTCGACGGTGATCAGCTCGCGATGAACCCGCTGGCCTGGCTCGACGACAAATTCGTTCGCTACCTTGAGGATCGACGCAAGGAACCTCGTGACGACGTGCTGACCGCGCTGGCGACCGCGAAATACCCGGACGGCTCGACGCCTGAGGTGATCGACGTCGTGCGTTCGGCGACCTTCCTGTTCGCGGCGGGCCAGGAGACCACCACCAAGTTGCTGTCGGCGTCGCTGCGGGTGCTGGGCGACCGGCCCGACATCCAGCAGGCGCTACGCGACGACCGCAGCCGCATCCCGACCTTCGTCGAGGAGGCCCTGCGGATGGATGCCCCGGTGAAAAGCCAGTTCCGCCTTGCCAAGAAGACCACGCAGCTCGGCGGTGTGGACGTGCCGGCAGGTACCACGCTCATGGTGTGCCCGGGGGCGGTCAACCGCGACCCGGTCCGCTTCGAGGATCCGCACACCTTCAGCCTCGACCGCAAGAACGTCCGCGAGCACATCGCGTTCGGCCGCGGTGTGCACAGCTGCCCGGGCGGCCCGCTGGCGCGCGTCGAAGGACGGGTGTCGCTCGAGCGCATCCTCGACCGGATGGCCGACATCACGATCGACGAGCAGCGTCACGGTCCGGCCGACGACCGTCGGTACACCTACGAGCCCACCTACATCCTGCGTGGCCTCACCGAACTGCACATCGAGTTCGCTCCGGTGCGCTGA
- a CDS encoding thiolase family protein has product MSNDVAIIGVGLHPFGRFDKPAVQMGAEAIRLALKDAGVEWKDIQFGFGGSYEVSNPDSVTRLVGLTGITFTNVFNACATSASAIQQTADTIRLGKYDIGVAVGLDKHPRGAFTDDPAKLALPQWYAQNGQFVTTKFFGMKANKYIHDHNISQETLARVANKNFRNGALNPNAFRRKEISVEEILASPALNYPLTQYMFCAPDEGAAAVIMCRADIAHRYTATPVYVRASEIRTRTFGAYEVHATSAPPESDVAPTVYAARAAYEAAGIGPEDVDIAQLQDTDAGAEVIHMAETGLCADGDQEKLLAEGATEIGGSIPVNTDGGLIANGEPIGASGLRQMHELVRQLRGEAGDRQVPGHPRVGLAQVYGAPGTASATILSL; this is encoded by the coding sequence ATGTCCAATGACGTCGCGATCATCGGCGTGGGGTTGCACCCGTTCGGCCGCTTCGACAAGCCTGCTGTGCAGATGGGCGCCGAGGCGATCCGGCTGGCGCTCAAGGACGCCGGGGTCGAGTGGAAGGACATCCAGTTCGGCTTCGGGGGAAGTTACGAGGTGTCCAACCCCGATTCGGTGACCCGTTTGGTGGGGTTGACCGGCATCACGTTCACCAACGTGTTCAACGCGTGTGCCACCTCGGCCAGCGCGATCCAGCAGACCGCCGACACGATCCGGTTGGGCAAGTACGACATCGGCGTCGCCGTCGGCCTCGACAAGCATCCGCGTGGTGCGTTCACCGACGATCCGGCCAAGCTCGCACTGCCGCAGTGGTATGCCCAGAACGGACAGTTCGTCACCACGAAGTTCTTCGGCATGAAGGCCAACAAGTACATCCACGACCACAACATCAGCCAGGAAACCCTGGCGCGGGTGGCCAACAAGAACTTCCGCAACGGCGCGCTGAACCCCAATGCGTTCCGGCGCAAGGAGATCTCCGTCGAGGAGATTCTCGCCTCCCCCGCACTGAACTACCCGCTGACGCAGTACATGTTCTGCGCACCCGACGAGGGCGCCGCCGCGGTGATCATGTGCCGCGCCGACATCGCGCACAGGTACACCGCCACACCGGTCTACGTGCGGGCCAGCGAGATCCGCACGCGGACCTTCGGCGCTTACGAGGTGCACGCGACCTCGGCTCCGCCCGAGTCCGACGTGGCGCCCACGGTGTACGCGGCCAGGGCGGCCTACGAGGCCGCGGGCATCGGACCCGAGGACGTCGACATCGCGCAGTTGCAGGACACCGACGCGGGCGCCGAGGTGATCCACATGGCCGAGACCGGTCTGTGCGCCGACGGTGACCAGGAGAAGCTCTTGGCCGAAGGCGCCACCGAGATCGGCGGCTCGATCCCGGTCAACACCGACGGCGGCCTGATCGCCAACGGTGAGCCGATCGGCGCTTCGGGCCTGCGCCAGATGCACGAACTCGTGCGGCAGCTGCGTGGCGAGGCCGGCGACCGTCAGGTACCCGGGCACCCTCGCGTAGGGCTCGCACAGGTGTACGGCGCGCCCGGCACCGCCTCGGCCACCATCCTGTCGCTGTGA
- a CDS encoding TetR/AcrR family transcriptional regulator: MASARRIGAPDAKNRIVLLDAAEQLMIDEGYAAVTSRRVAERAGLKPQLVHYYFRTMDDLFLAVFRRRAEEGLEVQAKALNSAQPLWALWRFGIDPSATRLTMEIMGVANHRKALRAEIARYAERFRDEQTKAMTAALDRYGVNSADVPPVVWTFLATSVSRVMVMEQALGMSAGHTEVLEFCESWLRRIEGEPLPIEIPGIPEISA; this comes from the coding sequence ATGGCATCGGCGCGAAGGATCGGGGCGCCGGACGCGAAGAATCGCATCGTGCTGCTCGATGCCGCCGAACAGTTGATGATCGACGAGGGCTACGCGGCGGTCACATCGCGGCGGGTGGCCGAGCGGGCCGGGCTGAAGCCGCAGCTCGTGCACTACTACTTCCGTACCATGGACGACCTGTTCCTCGCGGTGTTCCGCAGGCGCGCCGAGGAGGGGCTCGAGGTCCAGGCCAAGGCGCTGAACTCCGCGCAGCCGCTGTGGGCGTTGTGGCGCTTCGGCATCGACCCCAGCGCGACGCGGTTGACGATGGAGATCATGGGCGTGGCCAACCATCGCAAGGCCCTGCGCGCCGAGATCGCCCGCTACGCCGAACGGTTCCGCGACGAGCAGACCAAGGCGATGACCGCCGCGCTCGACCGCTACGGCGTCAATTCGGCCGACGTGCCCCCGGTCGTGTGGACCTTCCTGGCCACCAGCGTGTCGCGCGTGATGGTGATGGAGCAGGCCCTCGGCATGTCGGCGGGACACACCGAGGTGCTCGAGTTCTGCGAGAGCTGGCTGCGCCGCATCGAAGGCGAACCGCTGCCGATCGAGATCCCTGGCATTCCAGAGATTTCGGCCTGA